CGCCCTACGGCTGCACCGGTTGTCGGCGTCGGCACGGCATTGACCCCCGTACGCGCGGGCGTACGGGGGCCGGTCCGGTACAGGGCGGCGGGAGGGGCTCAACCACGGGCTCAGACGAAGGGCTCAGACGACGGGCTCAGGCGGTTCGGGCGTCCGCGGACGGGGACTTGACCGCGGATTCCGGCTCGGCGTCCGGGCCGGCGGCCGGTTCGACGTCGGCCAGGTCCCGGAGGCGGGTCTCCTTGGCGACGCCGACGGCGACGACCGTGAGGACGGCCGCGGCGATGACGTAGAGGGCGATCGGGGTGGAGGTGCCGTAGTCGGACAGAAGCGCGGTGGCGATGAGCGGGGCGGGGGCGCCGGCCGCGACGGAGGCGAACTGTGCGCCGATGGAGGCACCGGAGTACCGCATACGGGTCGCGAACATCTCGGAGAAGAAGGCGGCCTGGGGCGCGTACATGGCTCCGTGCAGGACGAGTCCGACGGTCACCGCGAGGATCAGGTTGCCGAAGCCGCCGGTGTCGATGAGCGCGAAGAACGGGAACATCCAGGCACCGACGCCGACCGCGCCGAGCAGGTACACCGGGCGGCGGCCGATGCGGTCGGACAGGGCGCCCCAGGCGGGGATCACCGCGAAGTGCACGGCCGAGGCGATCAGCACCGAGTTGAGGGCGGTCTGCTTGGAGACACCTGCCGAGGTGGTGGCGTAGACGAGGACGAACGCGGTGATGACGTAGTAGCTGATGTTCTCCGCCATGCGTGCGCCCATCGCCACCAGCACATCGCGCCAGTGGTGCCGCAGCACCGAGACGATCGGCAGCTTCTCGGCCGCACCGTCGCGCGCCGCCTTGCGGGCCTCCGCCTGCGCCAACGCCTCCTTGAACACGGGTGATTCGTCGACGGAGAGCCGGATCCACAGCCCGACGATCACCAGAACACCGGACAGCAGGAAGGGGATCCGCCAGCCCCAGCTGCCGAACGCGGCATCCGACAGGACCGCGGTCAGCAGCGAGAGCACGCCGGTCGCGAGGAGCTGCCCGGCGGGTGCCCCGGTCTGCGGCCAGGAGGCCCAGAAACCGCGCCTGCGCGCGTCGCCGTGCTCGGACACCAGCAGGACGGCCCCGCCCCACTCGCCTCCGAGCGCGAAGCCCTGCACCAGGCGGAGCAAGGTCAGCAGCACGGGAGCGGCGGTGCCGACCGTCGCGTGCGTGGGCAGCAGGCCGATCGCGAAGGTCGCCCCGCCCATCAGCAGCAGGCTCAGCACCAGCAGTTTCTTGCGGCCCAGCCGGTCGCCGTAGTGCCCGAACACCAGGGCGCCGAGCGGGCGGGCGGCGAATCCGACGGCGTACGTCAGGAAGGAGAGCAAGGTGCCCACGAGCGGGTCGGAGTCCGGGAAGAACAGCTTGTTGAAGACCAGGGCGGCCGCGGAGCCGTAGAGGAAGAAGTCGTACCACTCGATGGTGGTGCCGATGAGGCTGGCGGCGACGATGCGCTTCAGGTTGTTCGGCGTCGGGGGAGCGGATGCTGCGGAGGCCATGTGCGCCACTTCCTCGTGTGCGGTGGGGACGGGTACGTGTTCGCACACGGTAGGAACGCCCAGGTCAAGGGCACATGTGGTGGGGCAACATAGTTCGAGGGTTGGCTATCCGTGCGGCCACCATGCCAGCTGACGGAGGGAGAGTCAGGGGCTCAGGGCCCGCTCGTTGGTACTCTCCGAAACCTTGCTCAGTGCACCGGGATGATGTCGGGGGCGTCGAGCCGTACCGCGTCGGCGGTCTGGTCGTCCGGCTGCTGCTGGGCCTCGCGTTCGGCGGCCACCCGCTTCAGGTAGTGGTCGACCTCACGGTCCCGGTGCGCTTGGTCCCATCCCAGGTGAGGCGCCATCAGTTCCACGACGGTCCGCGCCGCGTCCACACCTCGGTCCCAGGACTCGATGGAGATCCGAGTACGCCGGGCGAGCACGTCCTCCAGGTGGCGGGCACCCTCATGGGTCACCGCGTACACGGCCTCGACCCGCAGGTAGTCGTCGGAGCTCGGCAACGGTTCGCCGAGCGAGGAGTCGGCCGCGACCATGGCGAGCAGCTCGTGCACCAGGGAGCCGTAGCGGTTCAACAGGTGCTCGATGCGGGCGACATGCAGCCCGGAGCCCTCGGCGAGGTTGTGGCGGGAGTTCCAGAGGGCCGGATAGCCGTCGGCGCCGAGCAGCGGAACGCGTTGCGTGACGCAGTCGGGCACTTTCTCGTCCAGGCCGCGGGCCGCCTCGTCGACCGCGTCCTTGGCCATCACCCGATAGGTCGTGTACTTGCCGCCGGCCACCACGACGAGACCGGGTACCGGGTGTGCGACCAGGTGCTCCCGTGACAGTTTGCTGGTTTCCGCGGCCTCTCCGGACAGGAGGGGACGCAGACCGGCGTAGACGCCTTCGACATCCTCCGGAGCCAGAGGCGTGGCCAGGACGCTGTTGACGTGTTCCAGCAGGTAGGTGACGTCCTTGGAGCTGAGGGCGGGATGGGCCTTGTCGAGGGTCCAGTCGGTGTCGGTGGTCCCGATGATCCAGTGTCGTCCCCAGGGGATGACGAACAGCACGCTCTTCTCGGTGCGGAGGATGAGCCCGGTGCGGGAGTTGATCCGGTCACGGGGGACCAGCAGGTGTACGCCTTTGGAGGCGCGGACGTGGAACTGGCCGCGCGTACCGGCGAGGGCCTGGGTGTCGTCGGTCCACACGCCGGTCGCGTTGATGACCTGCTTGGCTCGCACCTCTGTCTCGCGGCCGGTCTCCAGATCCGTGACAGCTGCTCCCACCACCCGCTCGCCCTGCCGCAGGAAGCGGCTGACACGGGTGCGGTTGGCGGCCAGCGCTCCATAGGCGACGGCCGTGCGGGCGAGGAACATGGTGTGCCGGGCGTCGTCGACCTGGGCGTCCCAGTACTGGATCGCGCCGACCACGGCGTCGGAGCGCAGCGCGGGCGCCTCGCGCAGGGCCTGGCGCTGGAGCAGGTGGCGGTGGTGGGGCAGACCTCTCGAGGTACCGGAGACCGCAGCCATGGTGTCGTACAGCAGTACGCCGGCGCCGACGTAAGGACGCTCCAGGATCCGGTGTTGCAGGGGGTAGAGGAACGGGACCGGACGCACCAGATGAGGGGCCAGGACCTGAAGCAGGAGTCCGCGTTCCTTCAGGGCCTCGGCGACGAGCCGGAAGTCCAGCATCTCCAGATAGCGCAGGCCGCCGTGGATGAGCTTGCTGGAGCGGCTGGAAGTGCCCGAGGCCCAGTCCCGGGCTTCGACGAGGCCGACCTTCAGGCCCCGGGTGGCGGCGTCCAGGGCCGCGCCCGCGCCGACCACACCGCCCCCGACGACGAGGACGTCGAGCTCGCCCTCTCCCAGTCGGACGAGGGCCTGCGCGCGTGCGCCGGGCGAGAGAGCCGCCGGGTTCGCCATGGTCTCCTCCTCGTGCAGCGGGTGAGGGTGCGGCGGCGCACGCGACTCGGTCGGGCCCGTTCGGTCGCTCCCGGCCGGGACCTATTCGACCTTGGCCCAGTCGAGCGTGCGCTCCACCGCCTTCTTCCAGCCCGCGTATCCTTCCGCGCGCTGTTCCTCGGACCACTGGGGTTCCCAGCGCTTGGACTCCTGCCAGTGGGTGCGCAGTTCGTCCGTGTCCTGCCAGAAACCGGTGGCCAGACCGGCGGCGTAGGCGGCGCCGAGCGCGGTGGTCTCGGCGACGACCGGGCGGCTGACCGGGACGCCGAGGACGTCGGCCTGGATCTGCATGCACAGGTCGTTGGCCGTCACACCACCGTCGACCTTGAGCACGTCGAGGTGGACGCCTGAGTCCTGCTCCATGGCTTCCACCACGTCACGGCTCTGGTAGCAGATGGCTTCCAGAGCGGCCCGCGCCACATGGCCGTTGTCGTTGTACCGGGCGAGGCCGACGATCGCGCCGCGGGCGTCGGAACGCCAGTACGGGGCGAACAGGCCGGAGAAGGCGGGGACGAAGTAGATCCCGCCGTTGTCCTCGACGGTACGCGCGAGGCGTTCGCTCTCGGCGGCATCGTTGATGATCTTCAACTGGTCGCGCAGCCATTGAACGGCGGAACCTGTGACGGCGATGGAGCCTTCGAGTGCGTAGATCGCCGGGCTGTCGCCGAACTGGTAGGCCACGGTGGTCAGGAGGCCGTGCTGGGACCGCACCAGTTCCGTGCCGGTGTTGAGCACCAGGAAGTTGCCGGTGCCGTAGGTGTTCTTGGCTTCGCCGGGCGCGTAGCAGACCTGCCCGACGGTCGCTGCCTGCTGGTCGCCGAGCACACCGGTGATGGGGATGGCCGCCCGCAGCGGCCGGGACGTACGGGTCTGTCCGAACGCCTCCCGGTGGGAGGACGGGCTGATGGTCGGCAGCATCGCCCGGGGAACGCCGAAGAAGCCCAGCAGTTCGTCGTCCCAGTCGAGTGTCTCCAGGTCCATCAGCATGGTGCGGCTGGCATTGGTCACGTCCGTGGCGTGGACGCCACCATCGGGGCCGCCGGTGAGGTTCCACAGCACCCAGGCGTCGGTGTTGCCGAAGAGGGCATGGCCTTGCTCGGCGGCCTCGCGGACTCCGTCGACGTTCTCCAGGATCCACTGGATCTTCCCGCCGGAGAAGTACGTGGCCGGCGGCAGCCCCGCCTTGCGGCGGATGACGTCGCCCCGGCCCGAGCGGTCCAGCGCTGCCGCGATGGAGTCGGTACGGGTGTCCTGCCAGACGATGGCGTTGTAGTAGGGGCGGCCGTTGCGCGGGTCCCAGACGACGGTCGTCTCCCGTTGGTTGGTGATACCGATGGCCGCCAGGTCCTCCGGGGAGAGGTTTCCGTGCCGGAGCGCGTTCTGGATCACCGAGTTGGTGCGCTCCCAGATCTCCACCGGGTCGTGTTCGACCCACCCCGAGCGCGGGAGGATCTGTGAGTGCTCCAGCTGGTGCCTCGCCACCTCGTTGCCGGCATGGTCGAAGATCATGAAACGGGTGCTGGTGGTCCCTTGGTCCACCGCGCCGACGAAGTCCGCCATGGGATGCCGCCTCTCCTTGGGCTCTCCCGGGGCAGCCGGATCACGGCAACCCCGGGAGCCGGTCAGTTCTCGTCCGGGGCCGGGACCCGTCCGGGGGGCTCCGGCTCAGCGGTCGGCAGGAACCGGCCGATGAAGAACTTGTACAGGCCCGCTCCCAGCAGACCTCCGATCAGCGGACCGACGATCGGCACCCAGAAGTAGAAGTTCCCGTACTGATCTCGCCACGCTCCGCCGTATCCGGTGAGGAAGCTGGCCAGCCGGGGACCGAAGTCGCGTGCCGGGTTGATCGCGTAACCCGCGTTGGTGCCCCAGGCCATACCGATGGCCACGACGATCAGACCGACGATGAACGGCGCCAGGTTGGCGCCGGGGGGCGTGTTGAGCAGGTCCGTGACCGCCAGGATCAGGAGCAGCAGGATCGCGGTGCCGATGATCTGGTCGCGGAATGCGCCCCATTCATGGACCGGCAGGTTCGGGTTGCCGTTGGCGGGCAGCGTGGAGAAGACGCCCTGTGTCTTGATCGTGTGGGTGGGGTCCGCCTTCGC
Above is a window of Streptomyces griseorubiginosus DNA encoding:
- a CDS encoding MFS transporter, yielding MASAASAPPTPNNLKRIVAASLIGTTIEWYDFFLYGSAAALVFNKLFFPDSDPLVGTLLSFLTYAVGFAARPLGALVFGHYGDRLGRKKLLVLSLLLMGGATFAIGLLPTHATVGTAAPVLLTLLRLVQGFALGGEWGGAVLLVSEHGDARRRGFWASWPQTGAPAGQLLATGVLSLLTAVLSDAAFGSWGWRIPFLLSGVLVIVGLWIRLSVDESPVFKEALAQAEARKAARDGAAEKLPIVSVLRHHWRDVLVAMGARMAENISYYVITAFVLVYATTSAGVSKQTALNSVLIASAVHFAVIPAWGALSDRIGRRPVYLLGAVGVGAWMFPFFALIDTGGFGNLILAVTVGLVLHGAMYAPQAAFFSEMFATRMRYSGASIGAQFASVAAGAPAPLIATALLSDYGTSTPIALYVIAAAVLTVVAVGVAKETRLRDLADVEPAAGPDAEPESAVKSPSADARTA
- a CDS encoding glycerol-3-phosphate dehydrogenase/oxidase; translated protein: MANPAALSPGARAQALVRLGEGELDVLVVGGGVVGAGAALDAATRGLKVGLVEARDWASGTSSRSSKLIHGGLRYLEMLDFRLVAEALKERGLLLQVLAPHLVRPVPFLYPLQHRILERPYVGAGVLLYDTMAAVSGTSRGLPHHRHLLQRQALREAPALRSDAVVGAIQYWDAQVDDARHTMFLARTAVAYGALAANRTRVSRFLRQGERVVGAAVTDLETGRETEVRAKQVINATGVWTDDTQALAGTRGQFHVRASKGVHLLVPRDRINSRTGLILRTEKSVLFVIPWGRHWIIGTTDTDWTLDKAHPALSSKDVTYLLEHVNSVLATPLAPEDVEGVYAGLRPLLSGEAAETSKLSREHLVAHPVPGLVVVAGGKYTTYRVMAKDAVDEAARGLDEKVPDCVTQRVPLLGADGYPALWNSRHNLAEGSGLHVARIEHLLNRYGSLVHELLAMVAADSSLGEPLPSSDDYLRVEAVYAVTHEGARHLEDVLARRTRISIESWDRGVDAARTVVELMAPHLGWDQAHRDREVDHYLKRVAAEREAQQQPDDQTADAVRLDAPDIIPVH
- the glpK gene encoding glycerol kinase GlpK; this encodes MADFVGAVDQGTTSTRFMIFDHAGNEVARHQLEHSQILPRSGWVEHDPVEIWERTNSVIQNALRHGNLSPEDLAAIGITNQRETTVVWDPRNGRPYYNAIVWQDTRTDSIAAALDRSGRGDVIRRKAGLPPATYFSGGKIQWILENVDGVREAAEQGHALFGNTDAWVLWNLTGGPDGGVHATDVTNASRTMLMDLETLDWDDELLGFFGVPRAMLPTISPSSHREAFGQTRTSRPLRAAIPITGVLGDQQAATVGQVCYAPGEAKNTYGTGNFLVLNTGTELVRSQHGLLTTVAYQFGDSPAIYALEGSIAVTGSAVQWLRDQLKIINDAAESERLARTVEDNGGIYFVPAFSGLFAPYWRSDARGAIVGLARYNDNGHVARAALEAICYQSRDVVEAMEQDSGVHLDVLKVDGGVTANDLCMQIQADVLGVPVSRPVVAETTALGAAYAAGLATGFWQDTDELRTHWQESKRWEPQWSEEQRAEGYAGWKKAVERTLDWAKVE
- a CDS encoding MIP/aquaporin family protein, with translation MAERLKRSGLVGELAAEFVGTMILILFGCGVVAQVVAGGALTDPAGGLGNHDSIAWAWGLGVTLGVYVAARLSGAHLNPAVTVALATFKGFPWSKVAPYALAQTAGAFVAALLVRWNYTEALAKADPTHTIKTQGVFSTLPANGNPNLPVHEWGAFRDQIIGTAILLLLILAVTDLLNTPPGANLAPFIVGLIVVAIGMAWGTNAGYAINPARDFGPRLASFLTGYGGAWRDQYGNFYFWVPIVGPLIGGLLGAGLYKFFIGRFLPTAEPEPPGRVPAPDEN